In the Fimbriiglobus ruber genome, AGGCGCAGGACCAGGCATCCCGGGGCACGCCGGGCGATCGGCTCGTGGGCCGGTGGTGGCGGGCCGCCGGTCAACCCGGCCGGTTCTCCGGACCGGGCGGGCTAACCGGCCGGACCGCTCGCCGGGCCCACGCCGCAAACCCGGCCGCGACCGCGACCGCGGCGGCCACGAGGGCTTTCAGCCCCGCCGACTTCCCGGCCCAGGCGATCACCCCCTTGATCGCCAACGGCACCCACCCCAGGTTGCGCAGCCGGGGCGGACCGGCGGGGGGAGTGGCCCCACCCGCCGGCGGGGGCGGGAGCGTCGCGGCCACCGACGCCGGGGGGTCGATGACCCGCCCGTCGAACGTCCGGAAGACCATGTCGTCGATCGCCCACCCGTCCCGGTCGACCAACTGGAAATACCCGTCGACGGCCACCCTCCGCCCGACGTCCGGGTCGTGATACCGCCCGTGGAACTCGACCCAGTGGCCGCCGACGGCCGCCGGGGCCGGCCCGTCCCGGGTGACCTCGAACTCGGCCGCCGGATCCCCCGTCGGGTCGGCGAACAGGCCCCGGACGAACGGGGCGAACCGCGGGGTCGTGCACCGGCACGCCTCGTCGGCCGTGTCCGCCCGGTTGAACCGGTCGAACACCTCCCGCGGGGTCGGCCGGCGGACGACCTCGTACCCGAGGTAGCCGACCCCGATCAGCCCAAGGGCGAACAAGACGCGGACGACGACCGGGGTCCGGGCGGTGGCCGGGGCCGGGCCAGTCGGGGTTGCACCCCCTTGCGGTAGGACCGTTGCCACGGGACGGGCAACCGGGAGGGCCGGTTGCCCCATGAGCCGGGACGGTCGGGGGTCCGGTGGGGGCGGGGGAACCGGGGCGGCCGGGGCGACCCCCAGGACGGCCCCGACCGGGCTCCACGCCGTCCCCCGACCGGGCACGCCGGGGTGTCGGGGTGGACAGTCCCGGCCGCCACCCAGGCGGCCACATGGGCGACCGGGTACGGGCCGGTCGGGACCGGGCCGGTCAGCAGCCAGAGCCCCGGGCCGGACTCGTTCGACGGGGTCATGGTCATCTCCGAGAGGGATCGAGCGATGGACCGGGTGACCGCTCCCTTCGGGGCGGCCGGCGCCGGCCGGTGAGACCGGCCGCGGATCTCTCCGGGGTCCGGCGGCCGTCTGAGTTCGAGACGATGGTTCGGGATCGCAAGCCGGCCGGGCACACACCCGCGCCGGCCGGGGCGTCAAGCGGCCCCGGTCGGAACGGGAACGGGGTTCCCGGCGAGCGGACATTCGGCGACCGCAAGCCGCCGTTGTGCGAATGGCACGCAGGCATTGTCATTTGACACGCAACTAGTGTCAAGCGGGCCGCAGCGTATGTTCGCCCGGAATGGCCACCAAAGCCCAGCACGGGGACGATTACGCCCGCCTGCCGGGGTTCCTCCGGGACCTCCGGGAGGCGGCCGGGCTGACCCAGCGGGATCTCGGGCGGGCCGTCGGCCGCCCCCAGAGCTGGGTGTATAACTGCGAGACCGGGAAC is a window encoding:
- a CDS encoding helix-turn-helix domain-containing protein, whose amino-acid sequence is MATKAQHGDDYARLPGFLRDLREAAGLTQRDLGRAVGRPQSWVYNCETGNRRVDVTEFAAWATACGADPRVAFARFLDAGTRRPARPSPDTAPGSGPDPG